The following are encoded together in the Zingiber officinale cultivar Zhangliang chromosome 8A, Zo_v1.1, whole genome shotgun sequence genome:
- the LOC122010790 gene encoding disease resistance protein RGA2-like has translation MVAEGTLEPTMQLTQGFQHNLRDLRVLKMVSYMSDQFPIWLMMIENDSVLKNLTTIHLVNLRRCERLPPLGHLHYLEEVAISGFDSVRVIDETFYGKDHKYVFNQLERLTFSEISRFEKWLDLKNTHCERPFQRLWTLTLIQCPKLKEFHMQFPRLTIESLLLKLSLSNEMLMPISKFVGWQNLRGLEILQIFGCQELRSLPDGLSNSNS, from the coding sequence ATGGTTGCTGAAGGAACTTTGGAGCCCACAATGCAACTGACCCAAGGCTTCCAACATAACCTACGAGATTTGAGGGTCTTGAAGATGGTTTCATACATGAGCGACCAATTCCCAATTTGGCTGATGATGATCGAGAATGATTCTGTTCTAAAAAATTTGACTACAATTCATCTTGTTAATCTCAGGAGGTGTGAGAGACTACCACCACTTGGACATCTACATTACCTTGAGGAGGTTGCAATAAGTGGTTTTGATTCAGTCAGAGTAATAGATGAAACATTCTACGGGAAAGATCACAAATATGTATTTAATCAATTGGAGAGACTCACATTCTCTGAAATTTCTAGGTTCGAGAAGTGGCTGGACTTGAAGAACACACATTGTGAGCGTCCTTTTCAACGTCTTTGGACATTGACCCTAATTCAGTGTCCAAAGCTCAAGGAATTTCATATGCAATTTCCAAGACTTACGATAGAATCACTTTTGTTGAAACTCTCGTTGAGCAATGAGATGCTAATGCCTATTTCTAAATTTGTTGGTTGGCAGAACCTTCGGGGACTCGAAATTTTGCAGATATTTGGGTGCCAAGAACTGAGGAGTCTACCAGATGGTTTAAGCAACAGTAATTCGTAG
- the LOC122009030 gene encoding ras-related protein RABB1c-like, translating to MSYAYLFKYIVIGDTGVGKSCLLLQFTDKRFQPVHDLTIGVEFGARMITIDNKPIKLQIWDTAGQESFRSITRSYYRGAAGALLVYDITRRETFNHLASWLEDARQHANANMTVMLIGNKCDLAHRRAVSTEEGEQFAKEHGLIFMEASAKTAQNVEEAFIKTAATIYKKIQDGVFDVSNESHGIKVGYGGIPGQSGGRDASSSQASGCCS from the exons ATGTCGTACGCTTACCTGTTCAAGTATATCGTCATCGGTGATACGG GAGTTGGGAAATCGTGTCTTCTTTTGCAGTTCACTGACAAGCGTTTCCAACCTGTTCATGACTTGACAATTGGTGTTGAATTTGGGGCTAGAATGATTACTATTGACAACAAGCCTATAAAATTGCAGATATGGGATACG GCGGGTCAGGAATCCTTTCGATCAATTACAAGATCCTATTACAGAGGTGCTGCTGGTGCACTGCTGGTATATGACATAACCag GAGGGAGACATTCAATCATCTTGCTAGCTGGCTAGAAGATGCTAGGCAACATGCCAATGCTAATATGACAGTTATGCTGATTGGTAACAAATGTGACTTGGCTCACAGAAGAGCTGTGAGCACCGAAGAGGGAGAACAGTTTGCAAAAGAGCATGGATTAATCTTTATGGAGGCTTCTGCTAAAACAGCACAAAATGTTGAGGAG GCTTTTATTAAAACTGCAGCAACTATATATAAGAAAATTCAGGATGGTGTCTTCGATGTATCAAATGAG TCGCATGGAATTAAAGTTGGATACGGAGGAATTCCTGGGCAATCAGGTGGAAGGGATGCCTCATCTTCTCAAGCTAGTGGATGTTGCAGCTGA